The sequence ATGGACAATGGCAGCGCACTTGATGCTATTGGTAttgcggttgttgttgctgttgctgttgtagcgtATACGCCACCGATGATATCACTCAATCGACGCGCATCAAATTCGGATGACGAGTGGCCCACAAGCGGATAAAAAGCGTATATAGGCTGATGATAAGTGAAGGGAGCTGCTACAGCGTAGGGGCTAAAGCTATTGTGCACACTGCAATTTGTGTTGTTGGCGTTGTTGCAGCATAGAAATGGTGTTGTAGTCGTTTGGAGATGATGCCTTTTTGAGTTTGAGGGTTTTGTGGCAACAAAAGCGCTTAACCGCCCAAAGTTCAAAGCCGCTTTGGGTGGTGGCGGACGCGGTGGAGGTGATGGTGAACGCGTTGGCGTTGGCGatggagttcgtgccaatggcgTTTCCAAGTCTACTTCCGGTTTCACGTTCAAAAGTTGGCACTGCGCTTCAGTAAATGTTGTGGTTTTCGCTGGATGCGCAAAGGATTTACTGGATGTGGGGTTAGCTGAAGTTGTTTCCACAGTTGGAGTAATTTTATTTGTCGTCGCTTCAGTGCCTACGGCTGTTGCGTTGGTCAGTGCAGTTTCGCGTGATTCGACGTTATCCGACGCATCTGTTATGCCACTTTGTTTATGGCGTGCAGACTGTTCAAGTATTTCCACgcgatttttgttattgttgtcacCCACCTCagtagttgctgttgttgttgttggtattacACTATTGGTATGCAGCGTCGCGCTCACATTTGTTGTATGCGTTAGGGTGGCCGTTGCTCTTCTCACCGCGGCCTCTTCCAACACCACCTTGTCCTGCCGTCGCACCTCGGCTTGTCCGTCGACTGTAGTTATTCTTACCTCAGTTGGGGTTGTATTGTGCACCGTTAGTTTTCCACTATCACTAGTCGCTACCAGCGAGTCAAATGCGTTCTCTCGTAGCCGACTGGTGGCTACAACTGAGTGGCGCTCTGCCTCTGCCTCGGCTTCGGTCTCTAGCGCTCCTTGCTCGTTACTTTTCGCACACTCATTGACTGCGTGCGCTGTAGCTGCTGCGCACTCGCTACTGTACTTCTTAGAGGTGTTGTTAATTTCCTCTGTATTTTTGTGTTGATTACAAATAGTTTTCGTctgttggttgttgttgttatctgCTAACTTGACGCTGCCACTGCCGACACTGGAGgtggtgctgctgttgctgttgcaatGAGTTGCTGTTAATTGGATTGCACTTGGCTTTTCAACGCCTCCGACTTGGCCGTTTGTCGAAACTATTAGTGGCGACCTTACGCTGCCGCAACAATTTCGTCTTTTGTGTGCAATTTGGCCAACCGcaagtgttgttgttattattttagctGTGCTTGCCTTTGCTGCTGTTGACGACACCACAACAACTGCTGCCTCAGGTTCAGCTTCAGCTTCGGCTTCAGCTACGTCTATTTGCCTgttactgttgtttttgttctgtGGAATTTCAATTTCCTTCGTTGGCGCCTTCGTCGCCTGTCTGGCAGCGAATTGCCGCGTTGCTGCGCTTTCCAACAAGTCTTTGTGCTTACCTTCGAATTGTTTGCCTTCGCAGCGTTTCAAGGCTGCTTCCTCTATGTCTGCGTGTTGTGTCGAGTGGAAAAATTTATGTGATACATAAACTACTTCATCCTCCGCACTTAACGGTAATTCCTGCTTTTTGGGCTCCCCTAAGTTCACTTCGTTAGCATgctcgtcgtcgtcgtcgcaGTCGTGTTGGGGCTCGTGCTCGTCTTTCAAATGATTGCGTGTCACGCATATCAATCCACGAAAATGTTGTTGCAAGCGTTGCAAACGCTGACTAGCCGCAAACTCATCGTTACTATCTGTGCGCGGTGGTGGGGCGCAATGTGTTCCCTGGTGTTCGGCGTCGCTTGCTTCTGGAATCTGTTGTTTATGCACAAATAGTTTATCTGCCTCACTTAACTTTGCATTGTGTGCTTGCGGCTTCGTTGCGATACGCTCCCCACATTCTTCTTGGCCTAgcctaaatatttgtttttgctctacgCTCGTTTGCTGCGTTAGCTCCTCTAGTAGTAGTCCCTTTTGTTTACCGTTTTCTGTAGTGCACTTGTCGGGTAATTTCGcacttttaactttttcttcttcgtcAATAGTTTTATGTGTTGCAACTTGAACTAAATTGCCCCAACACCCCAGCTGTCGATTACTTTCACTTAGTGCTGGTTTAGTCAAAGTTGGAGAATGCGTGTTGGTCGTTCTCGCCTCTTTAAACACTTTTGTATCGTCGTCTGGCGCGCTGGCTTCTATGGCAACATTTGCCACTTGTTCGACCGTTTGATGTGCGGTGTCGTTAGTGTCTCCTTCTGGCCACTTATTTCGTGCATTACTTGCACTTTCTGGCACCCCTTTGGTGTTGCGCCCACTTGCAACAACACTTGCACGCTTAAATGTCGCTGCTTTCCCCTCAACGTGTTGGCTCTTCTGCTTTACGTCTTCCTCGCACCCACCGcacttttcttttacttttgccTCTACTTCTCGCTCGTcacttttactacttttttctgTAGCTTTCGCTTTGTGGTTGGGCTGCTTTATCTGCTGTAAGCCGTTAGACGTCGCTGCAGCTTGAGTTGGGTTGCTATTTGCTGTGGGTGTGGGTGCAGAAGGGTTGGTCGTGTAGACAGTCTTGCTTTCATTAATAACTTCACAGTCACGGGTGTAATTTTGCGTTTCTTGCTCCTGCCCACACTGCTCCTCGTTCTGACTGTCTTGTTTCACTTGCCCACCTCTGCGCTGTGGCCACGCTAAGGCTTCGTCTGTTGTGCTCCACACCCGTAAGGAATCTTTATCATTCACTTTATGTACTAATTCGTTGTCATTGCGGTGTTGAACGAACGCAACATTGGCCGCCTTGTAGTCAGGCTGAAGCTCCTGTTGGTGGCGTTGGTCGTGGTCGTGGTCGTGGAAGTGGACGTTCGCAATGGtagaattgaatttcttttgcGAATTATGTATTCGTTGCGCTCGTTGCGAATTCGTTGATTCGAAATAAGTGCCTACTCCATTGGTGGGTTCCTCTGCTGGCGCGTCCCGCTGGCTTTGATGCGTACAGCCTGTATGCTGGGTGCCTTTGCCACAATTTTGCTTAGACTTATTTGTGCATATCGCACATTGATACagccatttttcaattttatctacTCTTTCGTTTGCTGgttgtttttgaatttgtttcgtTCGCCTTTCACTTGTCTCTTTGGCGTTTTCCTCACTTTCTTTCAGCTGTTCGTTCTCTATTTGTTGCTGTGCTTTGTTCTCAACGAGTGTAGACAATTTGCAGCAAAAGTGTCCCTCAAGTTCTACCGCCTCGTCCCCGCTATGTGTAATGTAGTTCCCTTCGCcctcgtcgtcgtcgtcgtcgtcgtcgttgtTGTAGTCGACTCTTCGCTCCCCAGCTGTGTatgctttttgttcaatgaaGTTTTCAAGACCTCTTTTGTCTTCTTCAGCgttttcaattgaatttattCCAGTCTTGCATTCGCTTCTTCTGTTTTGCTGCCACTTACCGTTATAATTATTGTTACCTATGGGAGCACTTCGATTTTCGTTAAACTTACTGGCTActttttcaatgttttcatgAATGGTCTTTATGGTATCGACACTGTCACCAACACGACTAACGTTGGCACTGGCACTGGCGCTGCGGCTGCTGGTACCGTCATCAGCGAGCTCAGCAACGTTGTTGTCGTCCCCACCCGCTCTGTTGACCTCACTGGCCTCGCAACCAGTCAACGAATTTGCCTCACAGATACACCACTCATCCGAatcatttaaattatataaatagatACTATTAGCACTGGCTTTCAAACAAATTCCACTACACAACAAATTTTCACAATCATTTTCATTACCGTTAAGCACTAAAACACTTTCTTGCGGGCTACCAGTGCTGGgtggttttatatttttcacagttttccaattttttctatagtttaataaattttcctgCTCAGCTGCTCCAGCTGCTGCTGCTCCAGCCACACGTCGTACTCGTATGTCGTTGTCCTCGTCGTGCTTGTCGTCGCTGGCTCTGCTGGCTGTGCTGTGTGCTTTCACATCCACCACGCCACCATGATAGCTGCTTTCACCGCTGCTGCCACTgctgtgttgttgctgttgtaaggATTTCGTTGGTTGACCCTTTGCCGCTGTCACGTCCTCAGCCTGTTGGAATGTGTTATTTGTGGTGGGGAAAACGGCGTTCGTTGGCGCCGCACACGTAGTGGCGTAGTCCTTCGTGCTCCTAATCGTTACTCGTTGTGGTGAAATATTTTCGATCGATGACGAAGTTGATTTCGTCACGTCCCCTGCCGCTCCAATCAAGTCGGTGACTCTTTGCTGTATGTTGCCACAGCTATTGGCGACGTCGTCAAAGCTCAGCTGCCTAGTGTGGCTGGCATGGCTGGCAGGGCTGATTGTGTTGCTGTTCTGTTCGTTGTTCTGGTCAGTGGCAAAGCACTGTGTTGTTGCTGTGTTGGCTGCCAGAGCATAAGTCACACTCGTCACAGTGATTGTTGCTGCCACTGTTGTCGTCGTCGCGTCCACAGCGCATGCTCCTGCTCTCCCACCTGTGCGTGGTGTGTCGTGTTTACTCTCCATGCCACCGTGCAGCAGTGGCAGCGCCGCATCCAGCCACCCATATGTTGACTCTCTACTCGTTGCCGTTTGCATTTGCGTTTCCGCCAAACTGGACGGCCATGCTAAAGCAAAGCTATTCACTATTCCCGCTGCTGctgatggtggtggtggtgctgcTGCTACAGTTGTTGCTATTGCCTCGTTATTAACAGCTTTTGTTTCTGTTAATCCCGCTTTGTCGTTTACTGTTGCTTGAACGTCCCCTAGGCGCAACGAAATTTGTGCTTCAACACACTCTTCCCCAGCGTTGCATTCAATTGGCTCAAATGCCGCTGCTGTTGGTGCTTCCACTTCAATTTCTGCCAGCATTGCGCACTGAAGCGTTTCATTTTCGCTGCCCACAAACGGCCAACAGTTGCTCGCACTAACATCAACGGCACCAGTCCTGCCTGCACCGCAAGCATTTCCGCCGCTACTcccattgttgttgctgttggcaTTGTCGTTGTCGCTTTGACTTTTATTGTCATCGACAAAGCGAAGCGTTGCCTTGCCCTTTTCAGCGCTCACTGCCGCTTTGGCATTTGGTTGGCTTgcacttttgttgttatttactggctgttgtttgctgtttgttGTCAATAAGTTGCCAACGATTACTTGGTGCTTTTGTTGTAATTCGTTTGCGGTTTGCGCACTTTGTTTGCCTTCAGTTGTCATTTTGTGAATTGCTGTCGCAGCCGCTGCTACCTCGACACCCTCCGTCGCCGTTGCGTCGTGGTTTTCTGGTCGTTGTAAATTGGCTGCGGAGAAGATCAGCAAGTCAAGAAACATCATGTTTGTTGTTGGAACATTTCACAATGTGTCACCGAAGCGGTTGCTCGGGTACTCAGATTTCCAATCATTTAAAGgctgcaaataaaattaagaaaatactgaaatgACTGCAGAATAAATTCAAGAGCGAGTATGTATTAGGGTGTTCCTTAAATTttaagttcaatatttttttacgcatACCTTCTTAAAAGTTTCGTAATAACCCTTTATTGTCTGGAAAAAAATATGAGTTCGATTTATTAACGataacccgtgccgacttgcGATTTAAACTTGTCCATACAAGTTGCGTGAGTACTGCGCTGTGACTTGTAACTAAACTAAAGGAACTATTTCATCTTTCAAATTTCAGATCTCATATCGCCGAATCAGCACAGTTTTGTTAAGGGTAGACCTACTGTTACGAATTTAGGGTTATTCGGCAATTTTGTCTTAAACCATTTTGGATCAGACCAACAATGCGATGTCATATCCACCGATTTTTCGAAAGCGTTCGATAGAGGTAGCCATACTATCCTACTTATAAGGAGGGTTCAGTTGGTATTCATCCTAGCTTACCTAAGTGGTTTGCATCTTATCTAACAAATATAACTCAATTCGTTCATATATATAACATAGAATCTGATGCCATCAAAGTTACCTCAGGCGTACGTCAAGGTAGCCATCTTGGGGCACTATTGTTCTTAATGTTTGTTAATGCCATTCCAAATGTTTTCGAGACATCGCCCTGACAGATGACCTGAAAATTTACGTTCCTATAGAGGACGTAGCTGACTGCATAAGACTTCAAGAAGACTTAACAAGATTGGAAGCTTGGTGTGATGATAACTCCTTAcctcttaatgctggtaaatgccAGCACTTGTCCTTcaatagacgcaaagttacgagtgatttcgattacaagttggACACTACCActctcaaaaaaatgtatgaaaagaaAGGATTGGGGGTCATatttacatcaaaaatgtcGTTTTCTAAACATATAAACTTTATGATCGCCAAGTCTAGATTTATGCTTGGCTTCTAGAAAAAATCATGCAAAGAAGGGTTAAGCCAAGATTAAGAAAATTACTAGTAGCCCGGATATTCCGAAATTCAAAAAGTTCaaggaaaattggaaaaacatcGATTCTAGTAACACTGAACCAGCTCTTAATTTCATAAAAGAACGTGTCGCCGTGACGGACATTCAagctttgttaatattttataaggcCGACAATTAGACAAAGGTTTTGTAAGAGAGGACTACTCCGAATTGGTCGAACTGTGCGTAATATTTTTGGGAGGAGACACagaggaaaaattaaaactaagggCCCCCGAGCTATGCATTAGACACCCTGGAGGGTGAGAGCGATCCATTCTTTGGAAATATGTTCAAGTCAGTCACAATGCAAAATTACTGCGAAGGACAAAAATGCTCTAAAAGATGTTTGGTTAACTTGTAGGGATGTTGTATGTTAAAGCTTGGCTCGAATGCACAGGGGCGACCAAAGCATCTAACCAAGATTTGCGCTTCTTGAATGATGTTGAAGAGTACGAAAAAGTTTACGCAACAATTTCTAAAGCTTCTAAAtagatttgaattttgtagtaCCGGCAACAATTTTGTTAAtgggttaggagtagtcagaattttcaaaaaatttgattttgcattttgcattttcttaaagtacaataacttaaaaatattgtgcgaaaaATTGAAGTGAATATGACAAatgcttttcgagttattcaacaatttacaaagggcgctcgagccaaaacaaacaaaaacaaaaactttaaatgtgtttttctcaaaactatgttttttaaactggtgatcactgtaacttaataaccgcttggtagatttgaataaaatttatactgcttttgaaaaacataaaaaatgcctgat comes from Anastrepha ludens isolate Willacy chromosome 3, idAnaLude1.1, whole genome shotgun sequence and encodes:
- the LOC128856593 gene encoding uncharacterized protein LOC128856593: MMFLDLLIFSAANLQRPENHDATATEGVEVAAAATAIHKMTTEGKQSAQTANELQQKHQVIVGNLLTTNSKQQPVNNNKSASQPNAKAAVSAEKGKATLRFVDDNKSQSDNDNANSNNNGSSGGNACGAGRTGAVDVSASNCWPFVGSENETLQCAMLAEIEVEAPTAAAFEPIECNAGEECVEAQISLRLGDVQATVNDKAGLTETKAVNNEAIATTVAAAPPPPSAAAGIVNSFALAWPSSLAETQMQTATSRESTYGWLDAALPLLHGGMESKHDTPRTGGRAGACAVDATTTTVAATITVTSVTYALAANTATTQCFATDQNNEQNSNTISPASHASHTRQLSFDDVANSCGNIQQRVTDLIGAAGDVTKSTSSSIENISPQRVTIRSTKDYATTCAAPTNAVFPTTNNTFQQAEDVTAAKGQPTKSLQQQQHSSGSSGESSYHGGVVDVKAHSTASRASDDKHDEDNDIRVRRVAGAAAAGAAEQENLLNYRKNWKTVKNIKPPSTGSPQESVLVLNGNENDCENLLCSGICLKASANSIYLYNLNDSDEWCICEANSLTGCEASEVNRAGGDDNNVAELADDGTSSRSASASANVSRVGDSVDTIKTIHENIEKVASKFNENRSAPIGNNNYNGKWQQNRRSECKTGINSIENAEEDKRGLENFIEQKAYTAGERRVDYNNDDDDDDDEGEGNYITHSGDEAVELEGHFCCKLSTLVENKAQQQIENEQLKESEENAKETSERRTKQIQKQPANERVDKIEKWLYQCAICTNKSKQNCGKGTQHTGCTHQSQRDAPAEEPTNGVGTYFESTNSQRAQRIHNSQKKFNSTIANVHFHDHDHDQRHQQELQPDYKAANVAFVQHRNDNELVHKVNDKDSLRVWSTTDEALAWPQRRGGQVKQDSQNEEQCGQEQETQNYTRDCEVINESKTVYTTNPSAPTPTANSNPTQAAATSNGLQQIKQPNHKAKATEKSSKSDEREVEAKVKEKCGGCEEDVKQKSQHVEGKAATFKRASVVASGRNTKGVPESASNARNKWPEGDTNDTAHQTVEQVANVAIEASAPDDDTKVFKEARTTNTHSPTLTKPALSESNRQLGCWGNLVQVATHKTIDEEEKVKSAKLPDKCTTENGKQKGLLLEELTQQTSVEQKQIFRLGQEECGERIATKPQAHNAKLSEADKLFVHKQQIPEASDAEHQGTHCAPPPRTDSNDEFAASQRLQRLQQHFRGLICVTRNHLKDEHEPQHDCDDDDEHANEVNLGEPKKQELPLSAEDEVVYVSHKFFHSTQHADIEEAALKRCEGKQFEGKHKDLLESAATRQFAARQATKAPTKEIEIPQNKNNSNRQIDVAEAEAEAEPEAAVVVVSSTAAKASTAKIITTTLAVGQIAHKRRNCCGSVRSPLIVSTNGQVGGVEKPSAIQLTATHCNSNSSTTSSVGSGSVKLADNNNNQQTKTICNQHKNTEEINNTSKKYSSECAAATAHAVNECAKSNEQGALETEAEAEAERHSVVATSRLRENAFDSLVATSDSGKLTVHNTTPTEVRITTVDGQAEVRRQDKVVLEEAAVRRATATLTHTTNVSATLHTNSVIPTTTTATTEVGDNNNKNRVEILEQSARHKQSGITDASDNVESRETALTNATAVGTEATTNKITPTVETTSANPTSSKSFAHPAKTTTFTEAQCQLLNVKPEVDLETPLARTPSPTPTRSPSPPPRPPPPKAALNFGRLSAFVATKPSNSKRHHLQTTTTPFLCCNNANNTNCSVHNSFSPYAVAAPFTYHQPIYAFYPLVGHSSSEFDARRLSDIIGGVYATTATATTTAIPIASSALPLSIGVDTNQNFVRDTKKCELNRIRGQGSRDSPVPLGTRGGVTAFANSSAFECYDELFDEVSSIGIEADVDANAVDASADGETSSICDCVNCFAEQNENNLLNNNNDSVNKLKTVNSDNNYARLNQSESCASDVSANSVTKSCHTQANQNHNQSKYQSLNVITTATAAAAAVKMREVNGQLRGLLKKPNRPPPARKNRVVFDETRNEFFEADYIILIREDCAYDEEDEEPCTCGEHELVRLCCEEGCQCNYSAVGANVGSGGGGVGGPGDDTRTPQSPKFAPPIEFVDEAALSPPDGYKDNGLKNTLGGALSGHIFGAQHIQQLQVIQRLQQQRAAMLAARNNNQIPPPPPPVGSAALSQHQQQQHQQHQQQQQQQQQVAHQAQQHHQQLQQQQQQQQQQHSPDDDSLGVCTECAECAECAAKQLQDTVTERRIVREASEDVTAGTDLLPPALPAKPSAIVSASTGQQLSQQQQQQQQSSNAAGEVYDEQKPPPIPPKESSPTQISGILKGGKLWKQDSMSQSDDQNNTTSEDEGGTTKRSVRFVTEDLAGDGEGQTTGDADEGENQINELIPIKKHSTLFNNALRPNSAVRQLFPSVAHQTPVLTSEALRAFDESKRAGCLVPNLPGCGDTDTIRRSIERNILRRSLIKKKAVKSDISLEERIKQLTCDIDETNEDSAAENGDEESSKLAAEANCELMHRGSPMGEENPQKFANGNSDKSFSPSSSVSSSSSGSSAYKKISDIFNRDKKQEKILEMEENPIVIIPQECRCPAAPDLGMGIQVPVVHTQIHRTPPRQVEPKRQFLSTLAPLTACVAGNKDDLSSYYTLAAAHHSGHAANNAQFAEFHLGGANLCERPGVTQGGGGGGGATDEVRKVAPDVIAGTPGQEQQDELAAFAQQEANRTEKIKKRYTNENSNNSSDDDEQNDYGFNKRPSVRGIKPKFSSTNEILQQMQEQLNQQMPSVAVGQPINQAIKSYTLPKQASTSSMTKQISQNPSPQNVPHPINVVQQQQQQQQQQQQQQQQQQQQQQQHQQQQQQQQQQQQLQLQQSQQPQPPSQIMVGQQQQPTSQAVQVQANAIAQQQTEQRTWSFYTEGGAEQHRLPIEGAGLQQAYYQTLPGGAMFRQTIMQHGQDETAMMYAAQNCQSVTAIEQQHYGHYARSPTRRPESPPPLRNYHQTMVLIPYNAQTYSQFAATNMDPKVAHIQRQNILEYQQVTQQTIRVPIGYALPGMQLHVMAGRGHAGHYAQHPQQAVGVEAAAAAAAANTHPHQHPHPPHQRIMAQRYQFAQEGNIPGFSERGVPEGAAAVSHTDCHSMVSPTASQAATVQQQIQQQMQQQQQQQQQQQQQQQVNIAQQQQQQQQQAAQANISQGGGGGGGGTGLQQAAAQGSVYYAMNV